From the Pseudomonas monsensis genome, the window CCGCGTGATGGCCACCAGCAACTGGCGCGATGTCGACAGCTATCTGGGTGAAGACCTGTCCTTCCGCGCCTATTTCCAGAAAGCCGTACGCGGCGAACCTGGCCGCTTCTACGGCATCGGCAGCACCAATGGCGAGCCCGGTTATTACCTCGCTCACGGTCTCGAAGAGCATGGCAAGATCATCGGCGTCGCCGTGGTCAAAGTGCGGCTGGAAGCCATGGAAGAACGTTGGCAGCGCGCGCGTCTGGAAGCCTTCGTCAGCGATGAAAACGGCATCATCATTCTTTCCAGTGATCCGGCCCGACGTCTGAAAGCTGTCATTCCCTTGAGTGAAGACACCAAGGAAAAACTTGCCCGAAGCCTGCAGTACTACTGGTACCCGCTCAACGAACTGCAACCTTTGGCTCGCGAAACCCTGTCCGAAGGCGTGGAAAAACTCACCTTCCCCGCCAACAGCGAAGTGCCGTCTGGCGAGGATGACATCAGCTATCTGGCGCAGACCCGCCCGCTGAGTGACACGCCCTGGAATTTCACCTTGCTCACGCCTTTGCAGGATTTGCGTCGCGAAGCGATCAACCAAGGCATTCTGGTCGCGGTCGCCTTTGCCTTGGTGGCGTTCCTGCTGATCGCCTGGAACGAGCGGCGCAAAGTCATCGCCACCCGGCTCGCCGCCCGCGAAGCCTTGCAGGAAGCCAACAATCAGCTGGAGCGTCGGATTACCGAACGCACCTCGGACCTGCGCGCCAGCAACGAGCGCCTCAAGAGCCAGATCCGCGAACGCCGTCAGGCAGAAGAAACCTTGCGCCGTGCCCAGGATGAACTGGTGCAGGCAGGCAAACTTGCGGCCATCGGCCAGATGTCCACCAGCATCGCCCACGAACTGAATCAGCCGCTGGCGGCGATGCGCACCCTCTCGGGCAATACCGTACGGTTTCTCGAGCGCGGTCAGCTCGATGTCGCCAGCACCAACCTCAAGACCATCAACGACCTGATCGACCGCATGGGCCGCATCACCGCAAGCCTGCGCTCGTTCGCCCGTCGCGGCGACAGCCACGGTCAGGCCAGCCTCGGCAAAGCGGTGGAGGCGGCGTTGCAATTGCTCGGCGCGCGGGTGGAACACTCGGCGCTGGTGCTGCACCGGCAATTCGCCGACGTGCAATTGCTGATCGACCAGACTCGCCTCGAACAGATTCTGGTCAATCTGATCGGCAACGCCCTCGATGCCATGCAGGCGCAACCGCTGCCGCAGCTGTGGCTGGAAGGTGAAGAGTTCAACGGTAAATATCGCCTGCGCGTGCGCGACAACGGTCATGGCATCGACGCCGAAGCACGCAAGCATCTGTTCGAACCGTTCTTCACCACCAAACCCGGTGAACAAGGCCTGGGCCTCGGCCTGACCCTGTCCGCCAGCCTCGCGGCCGCCACCGGCGGGCATCTGGGTGTCGAACACCCGGCCAGCGGTGGCACCACCTTCGTCCTCAGTTTACCGTTGGTAAGCCCTACTCCTGCCGAGCCAATATGAACCACGACCTTAGTGTGCTGATCGTCGAAGACGACCCCCATGTCCTGCTCGGTTGCCAACAGGCGCTGACCCTCGAAGACATTCCCTGCATTGGTGTGGGCAGCGCCGAAGAAGCACTGGAGCAGGTCGGCGACAATTTTGCCGGCATCGTCATCAGCGATATCCGCTTGCCGGGTATCGACGGCCTGGAGTTGCTGACCCGCCTGAAACAACGTGATCGCAGCCTGCCAGTGGTGCTGATCACCGGTCACGGCGACATCTCCATGGCGGTCGGTGCGATGCAGAAAGGCGCCTATGACTTCATGGAGAAGCCGTTCTCGCCGGAGCGCCTGGTCGATGTGGCGCGG encodes:
- a CDS encoding sensor histidine kinase, whose translation is MKCDPTLYRAAPPSLAVKPRLIRHLFLPPLIIALMIGLGFAGFWTSEHFGIRSLGENGQRQLELHARAVESEISKYTYLPSLLELETSVPQLLADPTPEHRQTVNAYLEGLNRRSRSRAIYVMDTTGRVMATSNWRDVDSYLGEDLSFRAYFQKAVRGEPGRFYGIGSTNGEPGYYLAHGLEEHGKIIGVAVVKVRLEAMEERWQRARLEAFVSDENGIIILSSDPARRLKAVIPLSEDTKEKLARSLQYYWYPLNELQPLARETLSEGVEKLTFPANSEVPSGEDDISYLAQTRPLSDTPWNFTLLTPLQDLRREAINQGILVAVAFALVAFLLIAWNERRKVIATRLAAREALQEANNQLERRITERTSDLRASNERLKSQIRERRQAEETLRRAQDELVQAGKLAAIGQMSTSIAHELNQPLAAMRTLSGNTVRFLERGQLDVASTNLKTINDLIDRMGRITASLRSFARRGDSHGQASLGKAVEAALQLLGARVEHSALVLHRQFADVQLLIDQTRLEQILVNLIGNALDAMQAQPLPQLWLEGEEFNGKYRLRVRDNGHGIDAEARKHLFEPFFTTKPGEQGLGLGLTLSASLAAATGGHLGVEHPASGGTTFVLSLPLVSPTPAEPI